In the Streptomyces sp. 840.1 genome, one interval contains:
- a CDS encoding SHOCT domain-containing protein — protein MNTLAFNGGPGPWILFFPLIWAAVVIGVVTLVRRTVRRGGRGGRGPWQVRAAPGGPVEPSPIELLGRRFAAGEIDEDEYWRRLSVLDEQFGTRGRDRAA, from the coding sequence ATGAACACCCTGGCCTTCAACGGCGGACCCGGACCGTGGATCCTCTTCTTCCCGCTGATCTGGGCGGCCGTCGTCATCGGCGTCGTCACGCTCGTGCGCCGCACCGTCCGGCGGGGCGGACGTGGCGGGCGCGGCCCCTGGCAGGTCCGGGCCGCACCGGGCGGGCCCGTTGAACCCTCGCCGATCGAGTTGCTCGGACGCCGCTTCGCCGCCGGGGAGATCGACGAGGACGAGTACTGGCGCCGGCTCTCCGTCCTCGACGAGCAGTTCGGCACCCGCGGCAGGGACCGTGCGGCGTGA
- a CDS encoding ATP-binding protein, producing MISEPSRHCTVELQALPSRIGQVRRIISAQLRYWHLDPLIDHAALGVTELLTNVHRHAQPDKSCTVEVELLLERLTVSVHDHDPRLPTVREANDSSTSGRGLALIAAVSESWGVRPRGGAGKIVWFTLPAPSLFAVQPPHSVYGATTDGPFDLSGIMSPEGVQPSVARSVSVG from the coding sequence GTGATCAGCGAGCCAAGCAGGCACTGCACGGTGGAGCTCCAGGCCCTGCCGTCGCGAATCGGTCAGGTCCGCAGAATCATCTCGGCGCAATTGCGCTACTGGCATCTCGATCCTTTGATCGACCATGCAGCGCTGGGCGTCACGGAACTGCTGACCAATGTCCACCGGCATGCACAGCCGGACAAATCATGCACCGTCGAGGTCGAGTTGCTGCTCGAACGGCTGACGGTGTCCGTTCACGACCACGACCCACGGCTACCGACCGTGCGCGAGGCCAACGACTCCAGTACCTCGGGTCGCGGACTCGCACTGATCGCCGCGGTCAGCGAGAGCTGGGGTGTCCGCCCCCGGGGCGGAGCCGGAAAGATCGTGTGGTTCACCCTTCCGGCCCCTTCCCTGTTCGCCGTCCAGCCACCGCATTCGGTGTACGGGGCGACGACCGACGGACCGTTCGACCTGAGCGGCATCATGTCGCCGGAGGGTGTGCAGCCCTCGGTGGCACGGTCCGTGTCGGTCGGCTGA
- a CDS encoding PLP-dependent cysteine synthase family protein — MDTSEHRHDGEAVATVDIDRTDLAYRAWLKEAVRKVQADANRSADTHLLRFPLPESWGIDLYLKDESTHPTGSLKHRLARSLFLYGLCNGWIRPGKPVIEASSGSTAVSEAYFAKLIGVPFIAVMPRTTSPEKCRLIEFHGGRCHFVDDSRRLYEESATLAAESGGHYMDQFTYAERATDWRGNNNIAESIYQQLRLERYPEPAWIVATAGTGGTSATIARYVHYMQHDTRICVPDPENSCFFDGWTHHDPLATSDCGSRIEGIGRPRMEPSFVPGAIDRMMKVPDAATVAAVRALERSIGRKAGGSTGTGLWSAFKLVAEMLAQGETGSIVTLICDPGDRYLDKYYSDSWLAAQGLDIDPYTRTIDHFLETGNWPGQQGSTA; from the coding sequence ATGGACACGAGTGAGCACAGACACGACGGCGAAGCGGTCGCCACCGTGGACATCGACCGCACCGACCTGGCGTACCGGGCCTGGCTCAAGGAGGCCGTACGCAAGGTCCAAGCCGATGCCAACCGCTCCGCCGACACCCATCTGCTGCGCTTCCCGCTGCCCGAGAGCTGGGGCATCGACCTCTACCTCAAGGACGAGTCGACGCACCCCACCGGCAGTCTCAAGCACCGGCTGGCGCGCTCCCTCTTCCTCTACGGGCTCTGCAACGGCTGGATCCGACCCGGAAAGCCGGTGATCGAGGCATCGAGCGGTTCGACCGCCGTCTCGGAGGCGTACTTCGCCAAGCTGATCGGGGTGCCGTTCATCGCCGTCATGCCCCGCACCACCAGTCCCGAGAAGTGCCGGCTCATCGAATTCCACGGCGGCCGCTGCCACTTCGTGGACGACTCGCGCAGGCTGTACGAGGAGTCCGCCACGCTCGCCGCGGAGTCCGGTGGTCACTACATGGACCAGTTCACCTATGCCGAGCGGGCCACGGACTGGCGCGGTAACAACAACATCGCGGAGTCGATCTACCAGCAGCTGAGGCTGGAGCGGTACCCCGAGCCCGCCTGGATCGTCGCCACGGCGGGCACCGGCGGCACCTCCGCGACCATCGCGCGGTACGTGCACTACATGCAGCACGACACCCGGATCTGTGTGCCCGACCCGGAGAACTCCTGTTTCTTCGACGGCTGGACCCACCACGACCCGCTCGCCACCAGCGACTGCGGATCACGGATCGAGGGCATCGGCAGACCGAGGATGGAGCCGAGCTTCGTCCCCGGAGCCATCGACCGGATGATGAAGGTCCCGGACGCGGCCACGGTCGCGGCCGTGCGCGCACTGGAGCGCTCCATCGGCCGCAAGGCCGGCGGCTCCACCGGGACGGGGCTGTGGAGCGCGTTCAAGCTGGTCGCGGAGATGCTCGCCCAGGGCGAGACCGGCAGCATCGTCACCCTGATCTGCGACCCCGGGGACCGGTACCTCGACAAGTACTACTCCGACTCCTGGCTGGCCGCCCAGGGCCTGGACATCGATCCCTACACCCGGACCATCGACCACTTCCTGGAGACCGGCAACTGGCCGGGCCAGCAGGGGAGTACGGCCTGA
- a CDS encoding SRPBCC family protein gives MARRLRTVELDFIESAPLRLVFAAEVAAPPEAVYRALADDVEATPEWFTPVTAARPVDAGAGREVRLRGGIRFRETIVAAEPGRRYAYRIDESNAPGLHALVEEWLLTPAGTGTRVRWTFAADGSALFRFTLRRARPAVGRSFRDAVRNLGRRLSDPAGG, from the coding sequence ATGGCACGCCGACTCCGCACGGTGGAACTCGACTTCATCGAGTCCGCTCCGCTGAGACTGGTCTTCGCCGCCGAGGTGGCCGCGCCGCCCGAGGCCGTGTACCGCGCGCTGGCCGATGACGTCGAGGCCACGCCCGAGTGGTTCACCCCGGTGACGGCGGCGCGGCCGGTCGACGCGGGCGCGGGACGCGAGGTACGGCTCCGGGGCGGGATCAGGTTCCGGGAGACGATCGTGGCCGCCGAGCCCGGCCGGCGGTACGCCTATCGGATCGACGAGTCCAACGCACCAGGGCTGCACGCCCTGGTGGAGGAGTGGCTGCTGACCCCGGCGGGCACCGGCACCCGGGTGCGGTGGACCTTCGCCGCCGACGGGTCGGCGCTGTTCCGGTTCACGTTGCGGCGGGCCCGGCCGGCGGTCGGCAGGTCGTTCCGGGACGCGGTGCGCAACCTCGGCCGGCGGCTCTCCGATCCGGCCGGGGGCTGA
- a CDS encoding SRPBCC family protein translates to MAVFRIERFTPLPAAESWRRVTDWERHAAHVPLTTITVPDGLPTRTGTVFVARTGLGPLAFDDPMEVVRWSPPSGGRAGMCRLEKRGRVVLGRASIDVYPTHAGSHVVWVEELSVRLLPRWGDPLISGAGRRVFGRVLDSMLDRPAQGYR, encoded by the coding sequence GTGGCCGTCTTCCGGATCGAGCGCTTCACTCCTCTTCCCGCAGCCGAGTCCTGGCGCCGGGTGACGGACTGGGAACGGCACGCCGCTCATGTCCCGCTGACCACGATCACGGTGCCCGACGGGCTGCCGACCCGGACCGGGACGGTCTTCGTGGCGCGTACCGGCCTCGGGCCGCTGGCGTTCGACGATCCGATGGAAGTGGTCCGGTGGTCGCCGCCGTCCGGCGGCCGGGCGGGGATGTGCCGTCTGGAGAAGCGCGGCCGGGTGGTGCTGGGCCGGGCGTCGATCGACGTGTATCCCACCCATGCCGGCTCCCACGTGGTGTGGGTGGAGGAGCTGAGTGTCCGGCTGCTGCCGAGGTGGGGTGATCCGCTGATCTCCGGTGCGGGGCGGCGGGTCTTCGGCCGGGTGCTCGACTCCATGCTCGACCGGCCGGCGCAGGGCTATCGGTGA
- a CDS encoding DeoR/GlpR family DNA-binding transcription regulator has protein sequence MSENQNLLAEQRRALILDEVRRRGGVRVNELTRKLSVSDMTVRRDLDALARLGVIEKVHGGAVPVVEASTHEPGFEAKSTLELTAKEDIARAAAAMAVPGSAIALSGGTTTYALAQHLLDVPDLTVVTNSVRVADVFHAAQRPGSPGARPGAATVVLTGGVRTPSDSLVGPVADQAIVSLHFDVLFLGVHGISVEAGLSTPNLAEAETNRRFVQSARRVVVVADHTKWGTVGLSSFATLEQVNTFVTDAGLSGEAREEIEEHLPGLVVAGRDADGGPAQV, from the coding sequence TTGAGCGAGAATCAGAATCTGCTCGCGGAGCAGCGGCGTGCGCTGATCCTCGACGAGGTGCGCAGGCGCGGCGGGGTCAGGGTCAATGAGCTGACCCGCAAGCTGAGCGTCTCCGACATGACCGTCCGCCGGGACCTGGACGCGCTGGCCCGGCTGGGTGTCATCGAGAAGGTGCACGGCGGCGCCGTACCGGTGGTCGAGGCGAGTACGCACGAGCCCGGGTTCGAGGCGAAGTCGACGCTGGAGCTGACCGCCAAGGAGGACATCGCACGGGCTGCCGCCGCGATGGCCGTGCCCGGCAGTGCGATCGCCCTCTCCGGCGGCACCACGACCTACGCGCTCGCCCAGCACCTGCTGGATGTGCCGGACCTGACGGTGGTGACCAACTCGGTGCGGGTCGCCGATGTGTTCCACGCGGCGCAGCGTCCGGGGTCGCCGGGCGCCCGGCCGGGTGCCGCGACGGTGGTGCTCACCGGTGGGGTGCGGACGCCGTCCGACTCGCTGGTCGGCCCGGTCGCGGACCAGGCGATCGTCTCGCTCCACTTCGATGTGCTCTTCCTCGGCGTGCACGGCATCTCCGTCGAGGCCGGTCTGTCCACGCCGAACCTGGCGGAGGCCGAGACGAACCGGCGTTTCGTGCAGTCGGCGCGGCGCGTGGTGGTGGTCGCGGACCATACCAAGTGGGGAACGGTGGGGCTGAGTTCGTTCGCGACGCTCGAGCAGGTGAACACGTTCGTCACGGACGCGGGCCTGTCCGGGGAGGCCCGCGAGGAGATCGAGGAGCACCTGCCCGGTCTGGTCGTCGCGGGCCGGGACGCGGACGGCGGACCCGCGCAGGTCTGA